The Brassica napus cultivar Da-Ae chromosome C7, Da-Ae, whole genome shotgun sequence genomic interval ATTCTCTTGATCTCAGTTTCATTGACTGTTTCGCAAAGTTATAGAACATCTTCAATTAATCTCTTCAAATTCTTTCAACCATTTATTTGTCCCTTAATTCAGTTCTTCTGTTCTTTGAGCTCTTTCAAATTCTTTCAAGAATTTCCTTTTCCCTCAAATCAACTCCTCTATTCTATGAACAACTACGTCTcaaagattttcaaaaagaagttTCATATACGACAACAAAGACAAGCGTATCCAACAGAGGAGAATTAGATTGGGAAGGAACACATAAGCAAAAAGAATAAGATACTGGAGAAGAACATGGTTATCGTCCTCACATATTATTAAGGTAaataccatatcatgaaccatATTAGTAAATAAATCACATGGCAGTGGCGAAGGATCTCAGACGGAACGGTTTTGTCTGCAGCAGATGAGATCTGATGGAAGAGTGAGATGGTCGGAGGTGGTGATGATGGCAGCTTTCGTTTATCAATTGAAGAAGAAGGTATATATGCACACACACAATACTTTCAAGAGCCGAGATTTAGAGGATAATCATGACATGACTGAAGCAGCTTATGAACTTACTTGATTTATATGTGATGTGCTCAGGTGATACTTGGCGAGGAAGTTGCAGCGTTTAAACTCACAATTTTTGGACATTTTTAAACATGTCTATCAGGCAATACAAGCAGGAGCAGAACAAAGTCTAattaacaaaactattatatgaaatattttgcAGTCATATACCTTTTATAGGCACCAACAAGATTCATGGAGTCATTCTCATTCTCAAAAGGATTATAGAAAGTGTTCCTGAAGTCTACTCACTGTCAAAGGTGATGATTTGATATTGTAAACGTACATATTTAATGTGTTAAGAAAAACATATGCATTTATCATTTTGTAgctcttttcttctttctcaatACTGGATGTTGTTTTAAGTATTATATCTTATGTCTACTCTGAATTTTGTGATGCATGAAATTTACGTACTCCTTATGCAGGATGTAACTGCTTATAAGATTTCTACAGGCTCTCAACTCGACATCTACTATATTTGGATTTCTTCCTTTATTCACTAAGAAACATGTTTGAATTCTTGGtcagtagattttttttttgttttaccaaAGAAGCAAACAAGTATGGATGCTTACAAGATGCTCATTTGTGTTGTTGCAGTTACTTCTCCATCTTGAGTCTGATGATTCTGCTCAGGTAGCCcatgtaagaagaagaagaaacaaacatatatgCGATAATAAGTTGTTAAGGAAAATTTGAAATAGATAATGCTATTCAGAATTTAGCCAATAGATTTGGTTAGTAGACCTCTTTAAAATTTGTTGACCGGTCTTCGTTTTGCAGGCAATTATTGGGATTGATTTTTAGTCCAAGACAATGTACTTTGAGGATATGACTATTTGTCTCCAACTATGGTATATCATCCCTTTTTGGTACCTTGCACAAGTATTTTAGAGTAGTGAACTCATAGATGAGGGTCCTCCGATGTTTCTTTGATTCCAAATTGTTTGTATGTTCCAGAATTGAATCTTAGTTTCTGATTTCATTTCTCTCTTATGGAATCCCAGTCAATCTGTTACCATTTCAGAACGTTTTGAGCAGCTTCAGGATCACTGCTGATTCTCCACATGTAGGTATTATCTTCTCTTCCCCTTGCTAAAGTTTTGAGATTCCAGTTGTTCACTCATGTCTAGCTGCTACCTAATATTTACTTTCCGTTTCAAACCTAATTGCCGTTGTTGTTCTTTTTATCAAGAGCTGAAGAAATTTTCCACTCAAGCAAGTGATATGTGCGTATAGCAGCTGCTGCAAATGAAGCTCTTAAAAGATTCAGAGACATCTACTCCAATAATCATTTCAGGAAGATTGGTAATTGTCTCTGTCTTCTCTTATTACGAATGATACATATCAAATGTGATCTGCctataaattaattatcttAGGATGATAGCAAAAAACTTATACGAatacccgggcgtagcccgagAAAAGTCCCTAGTGAGTATAAAAGATGATTGGTAAATGATATGAATGCTTTCCATAATTTTTATTCTTCACAAACGATCatgttttactaaaataaaaaaaatagacctGCAGCTCAAAAGTTTAAAAGAAACTAGTATAGCTTTCAGCATCaaattttactcttttttttttcttaacgctgatttattataatattaaaattatgagaaatattatatagaCGATCCGACAATAAATAATACTACCTGCTTTACAAAGATTTATGTTTAACTGCATCACCGAAACCGTCTTACGAAGATTATGCCTGATCgaatttacttgcaccatgttgaagatccttTATAAGTATTTTCTCCATAGTCtgcataattattttaataaattgtgtTTTGGAAATTGAAGCCCGGACATACTGGtgtaaaaacattaattaattctTAGTCAAACCATTGGATTAAAAGAGCTTCCACAAAATTTTACTGTTCTGTTTTTAGAATTGTTTAATTTCTTGTAAATAATCATGTGACAATAAAATTTACCGTTACAAAAAAGAAACAGCAACTTAAattctaaaaaagaaaaaagaaatctaCCCTTTATCAGTCAAGGTCATAGCTTGGGCTACATTAGTTGACCTAAAGCTGAAATGGCTCTTTTGTCATGCGACCAATAAGGAATCTTCAACAATGAAGAATCGAGCAAGAAATGAGCACGTTGACGCTTTGCGAGAAGTACTACTGGAGTTTTACAAAAATCTGTGTCACGTGCTGCAAAAATCAGTGGAAGCTGCCCTAcctatcttattttttttttttgttgaaatgtaTATCCTATCTTTGATGATGATGTGGATCCAATCTTGGATATTCATGCTGAGGCAGATCAGCTTAGAGTTGTGTATGGTGAAGTAGATGTTATAACCCATAGATTTATGTTTGGTGGCAGAGCTTTTAAAACTTGCATAAGATCAACAGTGTTTCTGAACATCACATATTCACATGTTCTAATTTGTTGACGAAAACATTATATGGAGTGTGGGTGAATCTCATATCCTTCAAGAAGTCAAACGTTTATCTTTCAAATGTGATAATACATGAAAAgcttttgaaagtttttttttttctaacaattgaAAGTATTTTTGTTTGCAACGAAGTTTGACTATCAGTGGGCGGTTTTTCTTCTTTAAGTTTGTGGATCCATCCAAGGTTAAGGTTCGTGTGACAACCCGTCCCGTAGACCCCGCGATCCCGTGAATCTCAGGTTCACAGTTACCTAGGGCACTGACCCTAATCTTTTGCATGTGAGTCTTCGTTGACTCTTCCATATAGGTTATTGATGCGCTTGGCGTTTATCGAACCCAATACTTCACCCTTTAACAACACTCTAACAGGACGAGTTGTctgaaaaaacaattttttttgtgacaacCCGTCCCGTGGACCTCACCGATCCCGTGGACTTCAGGTTCACAGCCCTGCAGGGCACCGACCTTAACCCCTCACATGTGAGTCCTCACTGACTTCCCTAACCTAAGACCTCACCCTTCAACAACACTTCCAAAAAACTCTACCTAACCGAAAACAATTTAACTTGACCCAaactttaaccaaaataaattagcctaaccaaaattaaatcaaaaaggTTTTAACCTAACCAGAAAAGTTATACGACATATAACTTGTGAAcattggtaaaaagaaaaaagaaaccctaagcgctgttgtctctctttctctctcgcaGGTGGGCGATTTCTTCACGCCGTTTCTGCTGCTTTTGGTGATTTCTTCAAGCCCGGTGGTTTCTACGCTGGTCTTCGTGGTTGTTTGTTTAGtcatttgttctttttttttttgttaactaaacttttaatttttctttcgttCAGATCTGACCGCACCATTGCATCTGTTCTCGTCCATCTCTCTGCTTCCGCTCGGCCTCACGGCGAAGGTAAAGTAGTCCTTAACTTATTTCGTTTTGACAACCTAACTGGTAGACTTATCTCTATCTTGTTTTTGTCCTCCCCCATTCAATCTTTTCCTCGAGGCAGTTACTAATATGAAATTTGACGAGGAGCCCAAGCTCATCTCGATTTCTGAAGGTGGGTTGTCTCTTTGTTTCTATGCTTATTTtcactattttaaatattttatcaagtGCTGAAATTTTTCTGGTTTTGTAGCAGATGAGACAAATCATAGCTGAAATTGGAGTGGTTTCCAAGGCTGACAGGTATACACAGATCTGAGCCAGGCCAGGGAACAGTGTATCTTCTCGTCCATCTTTCTGCTTCCGGTGACTCTCACGGCGAAGGTGAAGTAGTGcttgacttctgttttaataaccTAACTAGTAGAGTACTTCTAAGTTTATCtgtagactttttttttgaattgtagaCTTCTCTCTCGGTTGTAGACTTTTCCCTGAATTGTGGAATTCTTATGATGCTTATGGCATATCTTTCATACATGTTTGCTGAGCTTAGATTCTGTGAAACTTTTGTAGAGAAGAATGCAAGTCTCATTGGCTTCCTTATtccttaatttttatttttattttactgcAGAGCATGACAGTGAGTTTGTTGAACTACCTCCTGAACTATGTCATGTCATATTGTCTCCAATATCAGTGGATATGATTTATTCATATAAATGCATGGCATATGTTATGCAACGGATTGAATCTTTGCTTATTATGCCCAGTCTCTAACATGTTTACACTTCTTTGTTCAGGAAAAAACACTTGGTGGAGACCCTTAACTTATGTGTAGGATGTAGAATTATATCAGCTGTTGTTAAAGGAGTTCTATGAGACCATCCATCCATCTTCTTCAGGTATAGTTGCCTTGTTTTAAGAGACCTTAAGtctaattttggttttttaaaaGAGCACATCTGTTTACTGAATATTAATCTTGACATTGGCAGATGCGGCAAAAACATCATCCAGTAGTAGCTTCTTTTGAATTTCTCAGCTGTGCTAACTCTGTTAAACATGtttctcgctctctctctcaattCTTCAAACTGATTTAAAGAACTCCTTGACTGATCcactttatttgtttttatttgagaCTATAGTGTAGGTTCTATTGTCTTGTTGTGTTGATGGTTAGAGCTTTTGCGAAAAACTTGTATGTTTATGCCTGATGTTATGTTCCAACATTGTTGTTTATATTGACGGTAGAAGTACTCCTGACATGTGTTGGCTTTGAAGGTATATTAAGTTTAGTAGAAACAAACGAATGATGGTATGTGATTTTGTTGAATGTTTATGTTTACCTTCAGTGTGACTTTATGATCTACGTTGGTTGGCTTAATGAGCAGCAGAGATGAGGAAGAGATGGCTGGGGCACAAGATTCCACATGCAACCTAGAAAGGCCCATCACTGGAACGAGCATAGGAAGACGAAGACATTTTATTGAGAAAGACGAGAGTAGTGTTGTTGCATAGTTGTAGTAGTAGCAGCAGCAGTAGTAGTAGTAATTTGTTTGCATCTAACGTCAGTATTTGTCTTGTGTAATTTGTTTGCTTCAGTATTTGTCTTATTTTTACATAAGATTTTTGCACGACTGTCAAGACATCATGTATTGTAAAAATCTTAGAGATTCTTAACACAtattaacaaataatataacTTAGTATAACTCCAAAGCAATATAAACAAGTTAAAGAACTACAAATTAAGAAGGAACATTCTCCTTTGATAGTTCCTTAACTATAAcctattaacttttaaaattcaaGACCATTAGAATTCATTAATAATAGACTTCAACTATATTCTACGTTAAATTTAcaaatacgtctacaattattaTCTAACTACAaagctaaataaaaaatattattctttcataattataacaaattttcttttcaaaatcactcaaacccattaagattaactaacacacactgtcaaacaaaaaaatcttgaaaaaaaattaatgagtaatacacaaattcaattttaatatatttgtcaACGTAGACTCCATATTCTGTCTACGAAGTTGTAGACGTTTTTTTCAGTTTACAGATGTAGACCCTCAAATAGATATATTCTTTGAGTTAGTTTTTGCAATTGTAAATTTTACGGGTTACTttctatatttgaaaaaaatttgtgaTTTTAATATAAGTAGACTTCCATTTCAGTTTATACTTTAAAAATgttagtttttgcaattgaacaGAATTAACACATGATTTGATTTTCAAaagtagacttcatatgcagtctacatgtttgaatttttttgaaagagattagttttgcaattgatcaAATTTGACTTTCTACGAGTAGATTAAAATGAACGTCTACGGCTGTGTAGACTTTGCatgaagtctactctcaaatccgatggattagttttgcatttgacaaaaataaaaaagtagatttCAGGTAGTCtacgtttttttttctaagattaGAAGattgcatatgaagtctacaatttaataaatttttgattgatttttaaactttttagtcaaacacaaaactaatctATTAAACGAActcaaagttttggtcaaatgcaaaactgactTTTTGTAGGCTTCTCTGGCAGTCTATATTGTGTAGACTTCCGATGAAGTCTACTATGAAGTCTACtatgaaaagtcaaaagtttggtcaaatgcaaaactaacccctTTTACGTACACGTCTTGGTAAGTCTacctaaatttttgttttttgctgTCAAAAGTAAAGACGTAGACTGTTGGGAAAGTCTgcgttacaaaaaaaatcatttggtCAATTGTAAAACTGACGTGTGCGTTGATaaatagactgcatcgtaagtctGCATAtaggcgtagacatacaaaacagttTACTATCGCGACACAAATCTGAAAAAGACGAAAATCATGTAAATAATTACTTTTTTTCCGCTGTAATTAAAGCTCGTTTCCAATCTTTTCAACcatccaaactccaaatatgagcaaaaagaaaCACCTTTCACGATTCATTAATGAAGAAACTTGAAAATACGAAGTTTGTGCTTATGAAAATGaaagttatgagagttttttagatgAAAATGTAGAGGAAATGAGaggaaatgaaaatttattggtttagaatgagaaaaaagtggttgaaaattaaattttaaagctTTATGAGCTCAAAAATGatggttcatggtggttggatAAATTAATGACGATGACATtattgtaaataagaagaaatgatTATGGTGtatttgatttttgttaattttgaaattaataaaaattaaataatattagtaattttgtaaataattcaaaaatatagagatagtaaagaaaatttattaataaatagtaatgacaaaaaaaaattgattttaggtTTGACTTGAAAAAAGGATTTAGTTTTGAAAAACTCCCATAAATCAAAGATGACCCGGGCTAacatatttaacaaaaatgaTTGGTATCCTGTCAAAAGGAGCAAGTCATCTTCAGATAAACTGTCTGTTATATGTAAATATCTAAATCACACGAATAAATCAAAGATGACCCAACCTAGCATATTTAACAAATCTTTAAAAGTCATCTTGAGACGGATTAAAACAAGTGTATTATACATGTAAATATCTAAACCAAACGAATAAATCAAAGATGACTCCACCTAGcatatttaacaaaaatgaTATCGGATAAGTCAAAAGGAGCACGACGAATTAAAACAAGAGATAATACAAGTAGTAcgtttatatataatatctaaatGAAACGAACAAATCAAAGATGACCCAACCTGACATATTTGATAAGTAATGTAGCTAAAGACTTTTTATGCCAAGTTTAAAGACATGTCTTGAtcattcatattattttattccatttttttggTGGGAGGTGAGCATAACACGATAACTCCCTCTAAACCAAAAGATTAACACAACTTGTAATTTTATACACAAATGacgtttttttttacattttccgGACTCGTTATCCTTTTTACTGTGATTCATATCTttgctaaactttttttttactccACAATTGACAAGAACAAAACAACAACTCcatataacaaaagaaaatgaaagatgAAAGGAAATGGGGGTTTATTGATTTGATGGGATCAAGTAGAAATAAACGCACGTATTACTGCACATACTCAACGCTCAGTCTCAGCTTCTTGGTTCCATGGTTTGACCCAGTCTGCATCCTCTACATGCGCCCCATATGCAAACCCACCGTGACGTGTCATGTCAATTCcacatttttcttctttcacaGATACTCTAAGAAGATTCATCTTATGTAACCCATAAAACAAAAATCCCATTGTCAACGTCACCCACCCGAAAATGGCAATTATCTGAACCATCTGTGCTCCAAGTAGCTTCAGTCCTCCACCCATGAACAAACCGTGCGGCCTTCCGCTTTGGCCGCCATAAACTTCACTCATGTAATTTTTAGCAGCGAAAAGTCCCGTAAATAATAACCCCCACGCACCACAACCACCGTGCACTTGAGCGGCTTGAAGCGGATCGTCGTATTTACATATTTTGGCTAGCCAGTTAAGACCGATCGTAACCCACGAGGCCACAAAGCCACACACAATCGCGGCCCAAGGCTCCACAACCGCGCAACCCGATGATATAGCTACAAGGCCGCTTAGCAAACCGGTGCAGACGTGCGTCACACTCCAGTGGCCGACCAGAAATCGACTAGTGAACATGCTGGTTAGTGCCGCGGTGCATCCAGACAGAGTAGTTGTGACGGTGGTCCGTCCTATAGCACTCCACTGACCATAGTATTGAGGAGATCGGTTGTAAGCTTTTAGAATGGTTAAGAAATAACCGGCAGTGAACCCGTACCATCCCAACCACAACATGAGTGTACCGAGGACAACAAGCGGTACGCTGTGCCCACGAATTTCTGAAGAAGTGTTTTCTTTGTGGTTGAACCGGCCGATTCTTGGTCCTAATATCAAAGATCCCCAGAGACCGGTTATACCGCCGACCATGTGAACCACACCCGAACCGGCAAAATCAATCGCACCAGAGCCAATAAAAAGAATATCGTTGGAGCGTGTTGGGCTGGCCCATCCATCGTTCGACCAAAACCAATGCGAGACTATCGGATAGACGAAACcggtcaaaaaaaaagaagatataagATAAGCAGTGAACTGAGTGCGTTCAGCCATCGAGCCACTTGTGATTCCTGAGGCAGTGATGGCGTAAGTCcattgaaagagaaagaaactaAAGTCGTAGCCAGAGCCTTCAGGGAACGAGTTTAAGGCAAAGAAATTGCGGGGACCACCAATGAATCCGTTGGAAGGTGTACCGAAGGCGAAGGCAAAACCAAAGAGATAGTAAGTGACAGATCCTGAGGCAGCATCAAGGATACTACATAACATGatgttttttgtgtttttggcGCGTATTGAACCAGCGCTTAGCATGGCAAAGCCTATTTGCATGGTGAAAACAATGTAGGTAGAAAAAAGGAGATATGTAGTATCAACGGCGAAATTTGTGTCTGAAAATTTATGGGAAATGGCTGAGAGGTGAGAGCAAAGGAAATTTGCTGCGGCTGCAGATGAGTTGAAGTTAGAGGAAGTGGTGAGGAGGACGGCGAGGTCAGAGGCAGAGCAAATACTGGAGGGTGTAGTCATTATAGCATATAGATAATATGCAAACTGGTTAGAATGTTTTGTCCTTTGGTGGAAGAGTACATATAAGCATTCTATGTGGGAGAAGAACTGGCAAATTATTAGAAAAGAAGTAAAACATATGCAGGCCTGAAGTGTTGGAAGGAAGTCAACGAGGGtgctctttattttattttgtttattgccATCTTCCGTTTTTATATGTACATCTTTTGGGCAATTCTCCGTACAcgattttcaagtttttatcacaaaaatgtattctaagaaaaaaattgatcaaaatatttcatttaataggtaaaagacCTTAATatcctagatatataaataaataaataaataaatgaaaagaaaaaaaatatagttccagattatatgttttcaaattcgaatttttttcgaatttatttttttttaaattttatttttgtaattcgaaatactttttgaaactatttttcaaatttttattttcaaatttttaatatttattttttattttataaaattttaaaacttaatctCAAATCTCCGcccattaactctaaacccaaagatttagattagttaactctatAGGTATAATTGTATACacattttggtcatttagatatttagattatatatttgtgataaaaacttttttactACTCCCTATGTATCATTTTAATAGGTATTTAAGGTTTTtgcacaaatattaagaaaatacaaacttTTATGTAGTTGTCTTTGGTAACataaaataacattatataaaagtaattcaaccaataaaaaatgcagtattttataattggtcaaaattttcaaatgacATTAAATTTCACCTAGAATTGTGAGAACATcacatattttgaaacaaaatcaaaatctttaaACACCAGTTAAACTGATACGAAGGGAGTAATATCCTaagatatttctttttttttttaaatgaatctaCAATCTTAAGCattgtaaacaaaattttctatttcttttttccCTTAATTTGGTTTAATGGTCTATCGTCTTATGTCATCTCACCTAGCATGTCCAGGTTCGAACTCTCAATTTCTGTAATAATTAACTAATCTTCTTTCTTAGCTGAAATCTCTTGTTGTCTCCTTGGCAACTTCACCCTTTCTGTTTCTTGGTGGGTATTACAGCAAAACCTGTACCACCTTCGATTATGCAACTACATCTTCTATATTGCATGATCTTTTTCTAAACATAACTTTCGTTAATACTTAAAGATTACACTTTGAAGAAGAGACAATCCTAGCACTAGAAGCAAAACAGCAAAACAGCAATACAACATAACTGATAGACGTAGAGAAACCCTCTAGGATAAATCGACAGCGAATACAGAGAACAACTCGAATACGTCTAGGTAAATTTTACGGCGCCGCTGGAAAGTTACATTAAATCGTGACTTTTGATAGccaatgatatttataaataagaaaaaaaaaataaactgtaGTATTTCTACCCTCTATGTATGGttggtaataaaaataaacttatttgTAGAAAAGTACACGAAATATTTATACTTATTCGTTCACGAGAGCAAACATCACTacattaaaaagaagaagataaaaactTCTAAAAGACGGCATTTGAAGTACGCAATATATAACCAGCCTATACGTCTCTATATTCGTAACTTCAAATGATAACGATGATCAGTAGAATCGGCCACACTCTTGAATCATATATCGATCTCAACTGGATATTTGTTTAGACATTCTTCCCAAGGATTATTAGCAGAAGCCTTAACGTTACGAAGAGCCACCCAAACACAACCATTGCATTTAAACCCTGACCCCAACGCTATCTGCGAAGTCCTATCTCCTTTCTTCATCCTTCCTTTAGCTTCCGTGTAAGCCAACTCGTACCAAATGGAACTCGATGAGGTATTACCAAACCTGTGTAGTGTCATTCTTGATGCTTCAACATGTAACGGAGAGATGAAGATTTTTCTCCAGCTCATCTATAAGCGCTCTACCACCCGCATGAATACAGAAATGCTCGAACGCAAGCTTGAAATCCGGCATGTAATGCTTGATCTTGGGGTTGAGAAACTTCTTTCTAAGGAACGTTACAAAGAAGAGAAGCTTCTCGCTTGTTGGAAGAACCAGTGGACCTAACGTTGAGATATTGATCTTTAGGGTTCTTGCAGCTACCGTTGGTAGATCCTTTGACAAGGTGACTCCAACTAcaccatcttcatcttcttcttgagttGCGCATCCATAGGATCGGTCATCTGCCCCGCTATGGACTCTCACCGTGTGAACAAGCTGGTATTTCGCGGGTTTTCGGTCTTTAGAAAGGTTAGAAAGCAAAACAGCAGCCCCACCTACCCGGAACAAACAGTTTGTAACCAACATTGATGTGTTGTTACCCACGTACAAGTTCTGAGTGATGTTCTCCGTGCTGACAACAAGAGCATAAGTGTTCCTATGAACTTGCAATAAACTCTTAGCGACATCTACGGCGATGACGCCAGCACTACATCCCATCCCAACAAGATTCAAGCTCTTTATATTTTTCCTAAGTTTATATTTGTTCACTATGATAATTGATAACGAAGGAGTTGGATTGAAAGTGCTCGAGTTCACCACCAATATACCTATATCACTCGGGCTAATTCCGGTGTTGTGGAAAAGATTATCGACCGCTCCTATTATAACTTCTTCTGTCTCTTTACGTGACCCGGCCATGGTTTGTTCTACCGGCAAGC includes:
- the LOC111208153 gene encoding ammonium transporter 1 member 2-like, which encodes MTTPSSICSASDLAVLLTTSSNFNSSAAAANFLCSHLSAISHKFSDTNFAVDTTYLLFSTYIVFTMQIGFAMLSAGSIRAKNTKNIMLCSILDAASGSVTYYLFGFAFAFGTPSNGFIGGPRNFFALNSFPEGSGYDFSFFLFQWTYAITASGITSGSMAERTQFTAYLISSFFLTGFVYPIVSHWFWSNDGWASPTRSNDILFIGSGAIDFAGSGVVHMVGGITGLWGSLILGPRIGRFNHKENTSSEIRGHSVPLVVLGTLMLWLGWYGFTAGYFLTILKAYNRSPQYYGQWSAIGRTTVTTTLSGCTAALTSMFTSRFLVGHWSVTHVCTGLLSGLVAISSGCAVVEPWAAIVCGFVASWVTIGLNWLAKICKYDDPLQAAQVHGGCGAWGLLFTGLFAAKNYMSEVYGGQSGRPHGLFMGGGLKLLGAQMVQIIAIFGWVTLTMGFLFYGLHKMNLLRVSVKEEKCGIDMTRHGGFAYGAHVEDADWVKPWNQEAETER
- the LOC106355538 gene encoding LOW QUALITY PROTEIN: 3-ketoacyl-CoA synthase 16 (The sequence of the model RefSeq protein was modified relative to this genomic sequence to represent the inferred CDS: inserted 2 bases in 1 codon) encodes the protein LLLGWTIYIVNRPKPVYLVDFSCYLPPSHLKASVKKIMHHVRVVRESDKWGKTDENDYLMDFVTKILERSGLGQETYVPEGLHCLPVEQTMAGSRKETEEVIIGAVDNLFHNTGISPSDIGILVVNSSTFNPTPSLSIIIVNKYKLRKNIKSLNLVGMGCSAGVIAVDVAKSLLQVHRNTYALVVSTENITQNLYVGNNTSMLVTNCLFRVGGAAVLLSNLSKDRKPAKYQLVHTVRVHSGADDRSYGCATQEEDEDGVVGVTLSKDLPTVAARTLKINISTLGPLVLPTSEKLLFFVTFLRKKFLNPKIKHYMPDFKLAFEHFCIHAGGRALIDELEKNLHXSPLHVEASRMTLHRFGNTSSSSIWYELAYTEAKGRMKKGDRTSQIALGSGFKCNGCVWVALRNVKASANNPWEECLNKYPVEIDI